The Syntrophotalea acetylenivorans genome contains the following window.
GGCGCACGGTACATTCACCTTGAGCATCGGTGCCGCCGGTGATGGCACCAACGGTAAAGTCGATCAGTTTAGCCTGACTCTTGGTCAGCTTCTTGATGGCCTTGAAGGTTGCATCAACGGGACCGCTGCCCATGACAGCAGTCTTTTTGACCTTGCCGTCGACTTCCATGGCCACGGTAGCCGTTGGCGCGGCAAAAGAGCCGGAGGCGATGTTCATCTCCACCAGTTTGTAGCGCTCGTCGATCCGAACGATCTCATCGGCGACAATGGCGTCGAGGTCTTCGTCGTAGATATCCTTCTTTTTATCGGCCAGGGCCTTAAAGCGAACAAAAGCCTTATTGAGATCTTCCTTGTTCAACTCGTAGCCAAGCTCAGTGAGCCGCATCCCGAAGGCGTGACGCCCGGAATGCTTGCCGAGCACCAATTTGTTTTGGGTCAAGCCGATGGACTCGGGAGTCATGATTTCGTAGGTCGACTTTTCCATCAGCATGCCATGCTGATGAATACCTGCTTCGTGGGCGAAAGCGTTCGCACCCACGATCGCCTTGTTAGGCTGAACCACGATACCGGTGATAGTCGACAAAAGCTTACTGCTGGCGTAGATATGTTCGGTGACCACATCGGTTTTAAAAGGCATGATATCCTGACGGGTCCTCAAGGCCATGACAATCTCCTCAAGAGAGCAGTTTCCGGCCCGTTCGCCTATACCGTTGATGGTGCACTCGACCTGTCCGGCACCGGCCTGCACCGCCGCCAGGGAATTGGCTACCGCCAGTCCCAGGTCATTGTGGCAATGTACCGAAAGAATGGCCTGCTCGACATTGGACACATTTTCCTTGAGGTACTGGATGATGTTGAAGTACTCAGAGGGAATCGTATAGCCAACGGTATCGGGGATATTGACCACCTTGGCGCCGGCGGCGATAACCTCTTCTACCACCTGCGCCAAGAAGGGCAATCGCGTCCGCACCGCGTCTTCAGCGGAAAATTCAACGTTGGGCGTATAACCCGCGGCCCGTTTAACAGCGGCCACCGCAGTATCGATCACCTGTTGCTCACTCATCTTGAGCTTGTATTTCATGTGAATATCACTGGTGGCGATAAACGTATGAATCCGGGCGCGTTCTCCAGCAGGCTTAAGAGCCTTCCAGGCACAGTCGATATCCTTGTCATTAGCACGGCTCAGACCCGCGATCTGACTATGGTGAGTTGCCTTGGCCACCCGTTTAACAGCTTCGAAATCCCCTTCCGAGGCAATAGGAAAACCGGCTTCAATCACATCGACGTTTAGTTTTTCAAGCTGCGCAGCGATGCGCAACTTCTCGTCGATATTCATGCTGGCACCGGGAGATTGCTCGCCGTCGCGTAAGGTAGTATCGAAAATCTTGATGGTTTTAACGTTATCCATGTGACCTCCAGAAAATCTGTTTATCGTCCGACTCGACGGCCGGGGCAGCCCTGTGTCGAATCACTAAGTAGAAAACCTCGTTGTCGTGGCTGATGGCTGGGTATTCCCAGCTCACTCAGGTCCGATTCCACAAGACCACCTCCTTTCCGCGTCATGGTTTAAACAATCCTTCGGGTGCCCTTAGACAAAAAAAAGCGCCCGCCCAAAAACAGGGGCGAGAGCTTCAGCTTCGCGGTACCACCCTGATTCAGCCGCCGTAGCGACTCTTCGTTGGCCCTTTACGCGGGCTGACGGCACTGGCTAACGGCATATGGTAAATATCCGCTTCACCAGCGCAGCTCCGAGGCGAGTTCAACCATCCCTGTACCGGCTTGCAGCAACCGCCGGCTCTCTTTAACAGGGGATAAGCCTACTACTCCTCATCAACGCCTTTCCAATGATCTGAGGCCATTTAAACCAGATTGCCCCCGAACGTGTCAAGGTCTATTGCGTCGAACACCTTGTAATGGCGTCGATTTTAAGGCAGACAAAACAGCCTTTCGGTGAACTAAAACTTCGTCCCTCCTCACCGTCCCTTGTGCAGACGTCGCAGAAGCGGCAGACGGAACAAATAACTGGCTGGCCCGGATAGAGCATAACAACTCATTAGGGAAAACAGCATAATCTGCGGCTCAGCCACCACCACAATGATCAGAAAGATCAGCAGCACCAGAAAACCGAAAGGTTGGCGCTTGACCAGATCAGGATCCTTAAAGGAGTAATAGCGCACATTGCTGACCATGAGTAGCGCCAGGACATAGATAAGGATCAGAACCGATACCTTGCGAATACTGCCCGAGCCCCCCAGATGGTAAAAAAGCAGTACACAGGTGGCTACCATGCTGGCCGCGGCAGGAATCGGCAGCCCCAAAAAGCGCTTCGACTCGACGGTGTCAACCTGAACATTAAACCGCGCCAGACGCAATGCACCGCAGACCACATAAAGGAATGCAGCAAGCCATCCCAGTTTGCCAAAGGGTTTAAGGGCCCAGGAATACATAAGCAGGCCGGGAGCAACTCCAAAAGCCACCAAATCGGCGAGTGAATCGTACTCCACACCGAAGCGGCTGGTGGTGCCGGTCATTCGGGCTACTTTTCCATCAAGTGCATCAAAAATCGATGAAATGAGGATGAACCAGGCAGCCACGTCATAGCGACCGTTCATGGTTGCGATTATGCCGTAAAAGCCGGCAAACAAGCTACCGGTAGTAAAGAGATTAGGCAGGAGGTAGACCCCCTTGCGCAAACCCTCCCGGCGATCAAACGGGGGAGTTGGTCCACTCATTTCAGGTAACCTAGAATGGTTTCACCCGCTTTGGCCCGGTCTCCGACTTTGATCAGCACATCGGAATCGGCCGGGAAGTAAACATCCACCCGGGAGCCAAAGCGAATCAGACCGCAGCGCATACCCCGCTTGAGGAGGTCACCAACCTGCGGATAAACAACGATCCGGCGAGCAATCAATCCGGCAATCTGTACAAACAGCAATTGTTTGCCCGATGGATGTTCGAGGAGGGTACCGGCCTGCTCGTTCTGTAAACTGGCCTTATCCAGCGCGGCGTTGAAAAACTCACCTTTGTTGTAGAATTTATCGATGACTTTACCGTCGCAAGGTGCCCGATTCACATGAACATCAAAGACAGACATGAAAATGCTGACCTTGATCGCCTCGCTCTTGAAATAGCGCTCCTCGGTAACCGGGCCGACAAAGACCACTTTTCCGTCGGCCGGTGAAATTACAGCCGAGTCCTCAGCCTCCACATGTCGTTCAGGGTTGCGGAAGAAGTAGACGGTAAACAAGGTCAAGGCTAACGCCAGGACAGTCAGAAACCCCCAATTGAGCAATGCAAAGACCAGGGTAACAAAAGCAAACAAGCCAATAAAAGGGTAACCTTCCGAAGCAACAGGCTGATGCTGGTTTTTCATGGTTAAATATCCTCGACTGAACCGCGCCGATGAGTCGAAAGGGGTCTCCTGACGCTCTAGCCCGGCGGGTTAATAAAAGAAACTACTTTTTCGACGTATCGTCGTCAAGCCAGTTCATCATACCTCGCAGGCGGTCCCCGATCTCCTCGACAAGGTGTTCGGCACCCTGGCGTCGGCGAACGGTAATAACCGGCAGACCGGCCTGGTTTTCAAGAATGAAGTCCCTGGCAAAAGTCCCATCTTGAATCTCATGAAGGATCTCCCGCATGGATTCTTTGCATAAGTCAATGCAGGCTGACGGCTGGAGCCGGAAGGACTACCCGACCGCAACACGACAACCACCTCAATGCCGCTGCCACGCTAGTTGCTAGCATGGCCTTGGCTGATGTAACCAATGACCGCTACCGTTCTGCCGGTAAGTATACCGAGATCTGCATCCTTGTCATAATTAACCTCAATGGACAAATATCCTCTACGAACTGTAGAGTCCTTATTGCCCGCGACCCATGACCACCGGACCGGAACGCACCAGTTCTTTGATACCCATAGGCTTGAGCAAATCGATTACCGCGTCAAGTTTGGTCGGAGCGCCAGTTATTTCCAAGGTATAGGAACGGGGCGTGACATCAACCACGCGGGCACGGAAGATATCGGCGATGCGTAGAACTTCTGCCCGGGTATCTTCTTCAGCAGTCACCTTGACCAGGGCCATCTCCCGCTCGACATAGTCCTGACCGGTGAAATCCGTGACTTTGATGGTATCGATCAATTTATTGAGCTGCTTGTTGACCTGCTCCAGAATCCGATCGTCACCGCGAGTGACAATGGTCATTCGAGAAACACTCGGGTCCAAGGTCGGTGCCACGGACAGGCTCTCGATGTTAAAGCCTCGGCCAGAGAACAGACCGGCGACTCGGGTTAAGACACCAAATTCATTTTCCACTAAAACCGAAATGGTATGTTTCATGGTTTCAAAGCACTCCATTAATTCGCGCAGGCCACCGACTAGGAAGCAAGCACCATCTCGTTGATTGCTGCACCGGCCGGCACCATGGGCAGAACATTTTCTTCCCGATCGACCTTGAATTCCATCAGCACGGGACCAGGGGTTGCCAAGGCCTTTTGAATTACCTCGCCGACTTCTTCAGGCTTCGTAGCACGCAGCCCGGTAGCACCATAGGCTTCAGCCAGCTTGACGAAATCGATGGGCAACTCCATGGGGGTCTCGCTGTAACGGCGATCAAAGAACATCTCCTGCCACTGGCGCACCATACCCAGATAATTATTATTGAGAATGGCGATCTTCACCGGCAACTTGTATTGAACCAGAGTTGCAAGCTCCTGGGAGTTCATCTGAAAGGAGCCGTCCCCGGAGATATCTATAACCTGCCGTTCGGGGAAGGCCGCCTGGGCACCGACAGCCGCCGGCAACCCATAGCCCATGGTCCCCAACCCTCCGGAGGAAAGGAAGGTACGAGGCTGGCTAAAAGAAAAGAATTGAGCCGTCCACATCTGATGCTGACCGACTTCGGTAGTGATGATGGCATCATCGGAGGTCAACTCCCGCAGCTGTTCGATCACATACTGGGGTTTGATGACAGTATCGCTAGGCTGATAAGCCATAGGATGGCTGCTCTTCCAATCAGCAATCTCTGCTCTCCATCCGGCTGAGCTTTCAATCATGGCCGCCAACTTCTCGGACTGCTTGCTCAAAGTGGCGCTGAGATTATTCAACACATCCTTAAGCTCGCCGACAATAGGCAGGTCGACCCGAACGTTCTTCTTGATGGAGGTAGGATCGATATCAATATGAATAATCTTGGCGTGAGGGGCAAAAGAAGCAATTTTACCGGTTACACGGTCATCGAAACGGGCTCCCACCGCAATAAGCAGATCGGAATTGGTCACTGCCATGTTGGCGTAATAGGTGCCATGCATGCCGAGCATGCCAAGGGCTTGAGGGTGACGCTGGGGAAAAGCAGCCATACCCATCAGGGTGGTGGTTACCGGTAACTGGGTCATCTCGGCAAAGGCCAGCAGGTCTTCGGAAGCATCGGCTCCGGTAGCACCGCCGCCGACATAGACCACGGGCTTACGCGCTGCCAGAATCATACTGGCCGCCTTCTCGATTTGGCGAACATTGCCGCTGTAGGTCGGCTTGTAACCCCGCAGTTCGACTTTCTCCGGATATTCGAACTTGGCACTGGCAACCTGAATATCTTTGGGCAGGTCGATCAGCACCGGACCGGGCCGGCCGGTGCGGGCGATATAAAAGGCCTGCTTGACGATACGGGCCAAATCCTTGATGTCCTGTACCAGATAGTTGTGCTTGGTAATGGAACGGGTGATACCGACAATATCGACTTCCTGAAAGGCGTCGTTGCCAATTAGAGGCGTCGGCACCTGACCGGTGATGATGACCATCGGCACCGAGTCCATATAAGCGGTAGCGATACCGGTTACGGTGTTGGTTGCTCCAGGCCCGCTGGTAGCGATGGCCACACCGACCTTACCGGTGGTGCGCGCATAACCGTCGGCGGCATGCACCGCAGCCTGTTCATGGCGCGTCAGGATATGATCGATGGGATAATCCGCAATATCGTGGTAGATGTTGATAACCGTGCCGCCCGGGTAGCCGAAAACGGTATCGACCCCTTCCTGCTGCAAGCATTCCAACAAAATCTGTGATCCGGTTTTTTTCACAAACAGCCTCCTACCGATTTATGCACAGCAAAACTTAATAGAAATCCCGCTCAGTTCAGTCAGCCTTACAGATCGCTCCGGTATTGGCCGAAGTTACCAGAGCGGCATAACGCGACAACCAGCCCTTCTTAATTTTCGGTTCGGGGCGCTGCCAGCTGGCGCGTCGTTTTTCCATCTCCGCATCGTCTACCAACACCTCGAGAGTGCGGGAGGGAATATCGAGACGGATGACATCGCCGTCTTCAACCAGAGCAATCGGCCCGCCAACCGCAGCTTCGGGCGAGATGTGCCCGATGCAGGGACCGCGGGTACCGCCGGAGAAACGACCGTCGGTGATCAACGCCACGCTGTCGCCGAGGCCAAGGCCCATAAGGGTCGCCGTGGGAGCCAGCATCTCACGCATACCCGGTCCACCCTTGGGACCCTCGTAGCGGATAACCACCAGGTCACCGGCCACGATCTTCCCACCCATCAGGGCTTCCATGGCCTGTTCCTCGGAGTCGAAACAGCGGGCGCGACCCTCGAATTTCATCATCTTTTCCGAAACACCGGACTGCTTCACCACCGCACCAAGAGGAGCGAGGTTGCCGCTGAGGATGGCAATTCCTCCTTCCTGGCGCACCGGGTTGTTCATGGGCTGAATAACCGTCTCGTCGACGGAATCCACCGAGGCCACCAGTTCCTTAACGGTTGCACCGCTCAGGGTCGGATTATCTTTAACCAAATCGCCGAGCTGATACAACACCCCGGGAACACCCCCAGCTGCATCGAGATCCTCCATGAAGTGTTTGCCGCCGGGATTCATGGACGCCAGTTGAGGCGTGGTAAGACTCAGCTCGTCGAACAGTTCAAGGGGAACATCGACTCCAGCTTCATGGGCAATGGAGAGCAGGTGCAGTACCGTATTACTCGAACCGCCGAGAGCGAGATCGACGCGTATGGCGTTCTCAAAGGCCTCCCGGGTCAAAATCTGGCGAGGGGTGATCCCTTCGCGAACCAGATCGACGATTCGCTCGCCGGAAGCAAAAGCGATACGCCGCTTCAGCGAGGAGATTGCCAGAGCGGTACCGCAAGCGGGCAGGCTCATACCGAGAGTTTCGGTAAGAATGGCCATGGTGTTGGCGGTAAACAACCCCTGGCAGGAACCGGCTCCCGGGCAGGCCTTTTCCTCGCAACTGGTCAACTCCTGTTCGTCGATGTCGCCAGCCTTGTAGCGAGCCATGGCTTCGAAGGTGTCGGTAATGAAGGAGTAGCGTCGCCCTCCCCGGCCGGCGCCGGTCTGCATCGGTCCGGCAGTGACCACGATGCTCGGAATGTCGAGACGGGCTGCCGCCATAAGCATGCCGGGAGTGATCTTGTCGCAATTGGTCAGCAGTACCAGGCCGTCGAGACGATGAGCCTCGGTAATGGACTCGACCATATCGGCGATCAGCTCGCGGGTGGAGAGCGAATAGTGCATGCCCTTATGGCCCATGGCGATGCCGTCGCAGACGCCGGGAATACCGAACAGGAAGGAATAGCCTCCTCCGGTATGCACCCCTTTTTCGATAAAACGCTCCAGGTCGCGCATGCCGATATGACCGGGAATCAGGTCGGTGAAGGAAGTGGCGATTCCGATCAGGGGCTTGCCCATTTCGGAGCGGGGAATGCCGGTACCGAGTAACAGAGCACGGTGGGGTGCGCGTTCAAAGCCTTGAGTGATTGCATCGCTACGCTTGCTTGTCATACGATCAGAGCCTTTCTATGTACAGATAAGTTTCAAAAAATCAGTGTATAAGCCATTCTTGTCCAGCACCGCGTTCAAAATTAAAGTGACGCGGCACTTGCCTTTATTGCCAAAGGGCTGCCGGCAACAGCGCCTAATCCTTCATCGCATGGTTAAGTGCGACCTGCAGCGCAAGCCAGATCAATAAACAAGAGTTTGGTCAAAGTAAAACAGGCCCCAATGTAGAAAGGGTTTGGGCAACCAGCCCAAACCCTTTCACAACCGGTATCGGGAAAATCTACTGTGTCCACTCCCGCTTAATGTGCTCCATTTCGTCCTTCCCAGCCAATTTCAATTTTTGAATTTTTTTGCGTTCAAGCTCTTCTTCAGGGGTCAAATGAGGTTTTTGGTCTAACATTGTCAGCTGTTTTTCCAAGAGCAGATGCTCTTCAAAGAGCAGACGAAAACGGGGACGTTCGTCGCACAACTGCTGGAGTGAAGCCAGATCCTGTCCTTCCATTCAGCACCTCCCTGCAAGGGTTGACAAAGAGCGAAAAATCCACTTTTAAAATAGCGAAACGCTCTAACCTTGTCAACCTTCAATCGGACTGTCTGCAGGTCGTTTGGCCAGCATGATTTCTGCCTCTGAAAGACGAATATATCGGGGTTCAAGAACCTCCAGAGGAATAGTCTCCCGGTTGCGAAAAGCCGACAGCGCCAAAGCAGCTGCAGAAGAAGCGCGAGGCTGCTGCAACGGCCAGGGCACAAAGTGAGCCCGTGAACCAAGCCGCCGGACGATCAAAGAGCGATACGCTACGGCGCCACTACCGACAAATAACATTTCCTCGGATACTTCCTCAAGCAATACCTCCGGCGGAGCAACACGCTCCTCATCGAGGGCAACAGGAAGCCCTCCCTCCCAGTGGTATCGTCCTGCATAGATCTCCTGCTTACGGGCATCGAGCCAAACACTCACCGGATAGGCAGGATAAGGCGCCTGCAGTGCCAGAGTTTGCAGAGAAGAAACTCCGACGACGGGCTTTCCAGTGGCCAGCGCGAGCCCCTTGACCGTCGCGACCCCTACCCGTAAGCCCGTAAAGGAGCCAGGACCAAGGACGACGCCAAAAGCATCGAGTTCGGCCAACGATAGCTCGGCTTCGCGAAGCAACTGCTGCATTGCGGGTAGCAAACGATCGCTGTGAGTGGAACGAAGGTTAAGCAGCACTTCGCCGACAAGTTCATCGCCGCGACTAAGGGCAACACTCCCGGCAGGCGTCGAAGTATCGATAGTCAGAAGACATTCGGCCATCATTGTCCTCCGTTGAAAATTCTCAGGATATCGTTATAAAAGGCTAAAGCCATAAGCAAAACGATGAATAGCAAACCGACCTGTTGAGCTATTTCACGCACCCGCAAGGGCAAGGGACGGCGAAAGATCAGTTCAAAAAATCCAAACAGCAGATGACCGCCATCGAGAATCGGGATGGGGAAAAGATTCAAGATTCCGAGCTGGATACTGAGAAACGCCAGAATCGAAAAGATGCTGGCCAAATCGGTCTGAGCTGCCTGACCGGCCACTTGAACCACGGTGATCGGCCCACCGATATTGCGGCTGGAAACCTTGCCGAGAACCAACTTCTGGATAAAGACCAGGGTGAGTTCAATCAGATCGCAACTGCGAGCAGCGCCTTTCGCAAAGGCTTCTTTGAAAGCAAAGCGTTTAAATACGGTTTCAACCTGAGGTGCAATACCGACCAGATATTCGCCATCACCATCACTGCGGATTGGCGCAATCGGTATTTCCAACTGTTGGCCGCTTCGCTCAACAAGAAAATTCTGAGTACCCTCTTCGGCCTGTTGGATGATGGTCTTCAGATCGTACCATGAAGCAACATTTTCGCCATCGATAGACAGAATACGATCCCCGACCTGCAAGCCTGACTTCTGGGCCGGCATGCCGGGAGAAAGGGCACCGACAACAGCGTCTTGGTAAGGGGCAAGCCCCAAGGCTTGCAGGCCCTCGGCACTACTGTCATCAGCGGCGACAGAAATGGCATGGTAAGCCCCATCTCGTTGCACATCAAAGACAGTCGGTTGCCCGGCCTGAGCAAGGAGGGCCTTATCCGCGTCGATCCAGGAACTGATGGCCTGATCGCCGACGGCAACGATGCAATCTCCGCTAAGCAATCCCGCCTCTTCGGCGGGCGATTGCGGCAGCACATAGCCGACACAAGCCGGTTGGTCGAGAAAAACCGGCAGATTTATACCGACCAGAAAAGCCAAAGGCAGTACCACAAAGGGCAAGGCCAGATTCATAAAGGGTCCGGCGGCAACGATGGCCAGGCGGCGGCTGACACTCTTTTCGGCAAAGGAACGGCTCCGTTCCTCTTCGCTCAATGGCTGGTCTTCTTCGTTTTCTTGAACCCCTTCACCCAGCATCTGCACATAGCCCCCCAAGGGAACAGCACAGATCATGTATTCTGTTTCACCCCACTGGCGGGAGACGACCCGCGGCCCGAACCCCAGAGAGAATTTCAACACCTTGACCCCGGCCAATTTAGCCACGGCGAAGTGGCCAAGCTCATGAATAAAGACCAGGATGCCGAGCATGATAATGCCGGCGATGATGGTTACCATAGATGCCTCCGGTCAGCTCTTTTGCGCCAGAATAAGCCGCGCTTGCTGGCGGCCCCATATATCGGCGCGCAGGGCGTCATCAATGTGTTCGAGAGCATTAGGTACATGACTGTCAAGTACCCTGCCGATTGTATCCGCTATATCGAGAAAACCAATCTGTTCCCGCAAAAAGGCATCAACGGCTATTTCATTGGCTGCGTTAAGTACCGCCGGCGCCGTGCCACCGGCCGCCAGAGCCTGAAAAGCCAGAGCCAAGCAGGGGAATTTATCCAAATCCGGTTCGGCAAAGGACAAGTTCTTAAGAGCGCACAGATCCAGGGCCGGAAGGTCAAGGGCCAGACGATCGGGATAAGACAGAGCATAGGCGATGGGGGTTTTCATGTCCGGTATGCCGAGTTGAGCCATAACCGCGCCATCGACATATTCAACCATGGAATGCACGATGCTTTGCGGATGAATATGCACCGCAATCTGCTCTGCGGGGAGATCGAACAGCCAGCGTGCCTCGATCACCTCCAGGCCCTTGTTCATCATGGTCGCCGAATCGATAGTAATCTTGCGGCCCATATCCCAATTGGGATGGGCCAAGGCATCGGCCAGAGTAACCTGATTAAGATCCGCCATCGGCCGGTCTCGAAAGGGGCCGCCCGAAGCGGTCAGAATCAATCGCCGCACATCGCTTTTTTGATGCCCCTCAAGGGACTGAAAGATGGCGGAATGTTCACTGTCAACGGGATAAAGGTTCACCCCTTTTCTGGCCACCGCTTCCATTACCAGGGAGCCGGCCACAACCAAGGTTTCTTTGTTGGCCAGGGCAATATCTTTGCCAGCCTCAATGGCAGCCATAGTCGGCACCAAGCCGGCCGAACCGACAACAGCCGTCACCACCATATCAATCTGCTCATGACTGGCGCAGGCGATCAGACCCTCGACCCCTGAAGTAACCTGGGGACCATCAGGTCCAAGCTCATCCCGCAGAAGGCGCGCCGCATCGGGACAGACCACCGACACCACCTGTGGTCGAAAGCGTTGAATTTGTTCCTTAAGGCGCTTCAGATTGTTGCCGGCAGAAAGACTGACGACCTGATATTGGTCGGGATGAGCGGCGACTATCTCAAGGGTGCTGACACCGATCGACCCGGTCGAGCCTAAAACACCAAGTCTTTTCATCAATCCAGATCACCTTTCAAGGGCACTATTTATAGGGCGAAGGACACGGCCTACAATGAGAGCGTTAACGACTAAAAAGAAAAAACCCGTAATAAAACGCAAGAGGGAAGGCAAAAAGCAGGCTGTCGAGTCGATCCAGGATACCACCGTGTCCGGGGATCACCGTTCCGGAATCCTTGACGCCGCAAGCTCGTTTGACCATGGACTCAAAAAGATCTCCGAGTTGGGACATGGCCCCCAGCCCCAAGCCCAAGGCCAGACAATCAACACTATCGAGCATGGGAAAAAAGGTATAACTGGCAATAAAAGCTGCGGCCAACCCGCCAAGCAATCCTCCGATGGAACCTTCAATGCTTTTATTTGGGCTGATAGCGGGATATAGCTTGTGCCGACCGAGGGTGATGCCGCTGAAATAGGCTCCGGTATCGGAAGCCATGACGATC
Protein-coding sequences here:
- a CDS encoding 1-deoxy-D-xylulose-5-phosphate reductoisomerase translates to MKRLGVLGSTGSIGVSTLEIVAAHPDQYQVVSLSAGNNLKRLKEQIQRFRPQVVSVVCPDAARLLRDELGPDGPQVTSGVEGLIACASHEQIDMVVTAVVGSAGLVPTMAAIEAGKDIALANKETLVVAGSLVMEAVARKGVNLYPVDSEHSAIFQSLEGHQKSDVRRLILTASGGPFRDRPMADLNQVTLADALAHPNWDMGRKITIDSATMMNKGLEVIEARWLFDLPAEQIAVHIHPQSIVHSMVEYVDGAVMAQLGIPDMKTPIAYALSYPDRLALDLPALDLCALKNLSFAEPDLDKFPCLALAFQALAAGGTAPAVLNAANEIAVDAFLREQIGFLDIADTIGRVLDSHVPNALEHIDDALRADIWGRQQARLILAQKS